One genomic window of Mus caroli chromosome 12, CAROLI_EIJ_v1.1, whole genome shotgun sequence includes the following:
- the LOC110306758 gene encoding acyl-coenzyme A thioesterase 5 isoform X2 has product MVPTVSLEPAGHSCWDEPLSIAVRGLAPEQPITLRTALRDEKGALFRAHARYRADSHGELDLARAPALGGSFSGLEPMGLLWAMEPDLPFWRLIKRDVQTPFVVELEVLDGHEPDGGRLLARAVHERHFMAPGVRRVPVREGRVRATLFLPPGTGPFPGIIDLFGVGGGLLEYRASLLAGKGFAVMALAYYNYDDLPKVIDILHLEYFEEAVTYLLSHPQVKGPGIGLLGTSKGAELSLSMASFLKGITAAVIINGAMVNVVSTLYYKEESLPGLGLHLERIKVRTTTTGRASSMPERPPNACRPTGRRSPRSSATPKQDTTLNPLTSLGP; this is encoded by the exons ATGGTGCCAACAGTAAGCCTGGAGCCCGCGGGCCACAGCTGCTGGGACGAACCGCTGAGCATCGCCGTGCGCGGCTTGGCCCCCGAGCAGCCCATCACACTGCGCACTGCCCTGCGCGACGAGAAGGGCGCGCTCTTCCGAGCCCACGCGCGCTACCGCGCCGACTCCCACGGCGAGCTGGACCTGGCGCGCGCGCCCGCGCTGGGCGGCAGCTTCTCGGGGCTCGAGCCCATGGGGCTGCTCTGGGCCATGGAGCCCGATCTGCCATTCTGGCGCCTGATCAAGCGCGACGTGCAGACGCCCTTCGTGGTGGAGCTGGAGGTGCTGGACGGACACGAGCCCGACGGCGGGCGGCTGCTGGCGCGGGCGGTGCATGAGCGTCACTTCATGGCTCCGGGGGTGCGGCGCGTGCCCGTGCGCGAGGGCCGGGTGCGCGCCACGCTCTTCCTACCCCCAG GAACTGGACCCTTTCCTGGGATCATAGACCTTTTTGGAGTTGGAGGTGGCCTTCTGGAGTATCGGGCGAGTCTGCTGGCTGGGAAGGGCTTTGCTGTCATGGCTCTGGCTTATTACAACTACGACGACCTCCCTAAGGTTATAGACATCCTTCATCTGGAGTACTTTGAGGAAGCTGTGACCTACCTGCTCAGTCACCCTCAG gTCAAGGGTCCAGGAATTGGCCTGCTGGGGACTTCCAAAGGAGCTGAACTCTCCCTCTCCATGGCTTCCTTCCTGAAAGGCATCACGGCTGCTGTCATAATCAATGGTGCCATGGTCAACGTTGTTTCAACATTATACTACAAGGAAGAGAGTCTGCCTGGTTTGGGCCTGCACCTAGAACGGATCAAG GTCAGGACGACCACAACTGGAAGAGCGAGTTCTATGCCAGAGAGGCCTCCAAACGCCTGCAGGCCGACGGGAAGAAGAAGCCCCAGATCATCTGCTACCCcaaaacaggacacaacattgaACCCCCTTACATCCCTTGGTCCATAG
- the LOC110306758 gene encoding acyl-coenzyme A thioesterase 5 isoform X1: MVPTVSLEPAGHSCWDEPLSIAVRGLAPEQPITLRTALRDEKGALFRAHARYRADSHGELDLARAPALGGSFSGLEPMGLLWAMEPDLPFWRLIKRDVQTPFVVELEVLDGHEPDGGRLLARAVHERHFMAPGVRRVPVREGRVRATLFLPPGTGPFPGIIDLFGVGGGLLEYRASLLAGKGFAVMALAYYNYDDLPKVIDILHLEYFEEAVTYLLSHPQVKGPGIGLLGTSKGAELSLSMASFLKGITAAVIINGAMVNVVSTLYYKEESLPGLGLHLERIKVTKDGFKDIIDILNVPLEAPDQKCLIPVERSDTTFLFLVGQDDHNWKSEFYAREASKRLQADGKKKPQIICYPKTGHNIEPPYIPWSIAAPHSYFDKPILLGGEPRAHAMAQVDAWQQLQTFFHKQLSGDKRPSPAKL; encoded by the exons ATGGTGCCAACAGTAAGCCTGGAGCCCGCGGGCCACAGCTGCTGGGACGAACCGCTGAGCATCGCCGTGCGCGGCTTGGCCCCCGAGCAGCCCATCACACTGCGCACTGCCCTGCGCGACGAGAAGGGCGCGCTCTTCCGAGCCCACGCGCGCTACCGCGCCGACTCCCACGGCGAGCTGGACCTGGCGCGCGCGCCCGCGCTGGGCGGCAGCTTCTCGGGGCTCGAGCCCATGGGGCTGCTCTGGGCCATGGAGCCCGATCTGCCATTCTGGCGCCTGATCAAGCGCGACGTGCAGACGCCCTTCGTGGTGGAGCTGGAGGTGCTGGACGGACACGAGCCCGACGGCGGGCGGCTGCTGGCGCGGGCGGTGCATGAGCGTCACTTCATGGCTCCGGGGGTGCGGCGCGTGCCCGTGCGCGAGGGCCGGGTGCGCGCCACGCTCTTCCTACCCCCAG GAACTGGACCCTTTCCTGGGATCATAGACCTTTTTGGAGTTGGAGGTGGCCTTCTGGAGTATCGGGCGAGTCTGCTGGCTGGGAAGGGCTTTGCTGTCATGGCTCTGGCTTATTACAACTACGACGACCTCCCTAAGGTTATAGACATCCTTCATCTGGAGTACTTTGAGGAAGCTGTGACCTACCTGCTCAGTCACCCTCAG gTCAAGGGTCCAGGAATTGGCCTGCTGGGGACTTCCAAAGGAGCTGAACTCTCCCTCTCCATGGCTTCCTTCCTGAAAGGCATCACGGCTGCTGTCATAATCAATGGTGCCATGGTCAACGTTGTTTCAACATTATACTACAAGGAAGAGAGTCTGCCTGGTTTGGGCCTGCACCTAGAACGGATCAAGGTGACCAAAGATGGGTTTAAAGATATTATAGATATCCTGAATGTCCCTCTAGAAGCTCCAGACCAGAAGTGCCTCATCCCCGTGGAAAGGTCTGACACGACCTTCCTGTTCCTCGTAGGTCAGGACGACCACAACTGGAAGAGCGAGTTCTATGCCAGAGAGGCCTCCAAACGCCTGCAGGCCGACGGGAAGAAGAAGCCCCAGATCATCTGCTACCCcaaaacaggacacaacattgaACCCCCTTACATCCCTTGGTCCATAGCTGCTCCCCACAGCTATTTTGATAAGCCTATCCTCCTTGGAGGGGAGCCCAGGGCTCATGCCATGGCCCAAGTGGACGCCTGGCAGCAGCTCCAGACTTTTTTCCATAAACAGTTGAGTGGGGACAAGAGGCCAAGCCCAGCAAAACTATGA
- the LOC110306560 gene encoding acyl-coenzyme A thioesterase 1-like — MMEGTLWCHRTCPAEACGTELDPFLGSQIFLEFEVAFESIGRVCWLGRALPSWLSLAYYNYKDLPKDLGCIHLEYFEEGRKVCFWFKGPGIGLLGTSKEAELSLSVASFLKGTTVSVIINGAMATVARTLKYKAESLPPVGPDMNRIKVTKDGFSDVADFLNVPLEGANQNCSIPVERSDTTFLFLVGQDDGNWKSEFYANEISKRLQAHGKEKPQIICYPESGHHIEPPYFPLCKASVHSLVGGPVIWGGEPRAHAMAQVDAWQQLQTFFHKQLSGDKRPSPAKLIFFE, encoded by the exons ATGATGGAGGGGACCTTGTGGTGTCACAGGACGTGTCCAGCTGAAGCTTGTGGAACC gaaCTGGACCCTTTCCTGGGATCACAGATCTTTTTGGAGTTCGAAGTAGCCTTCGAGAGTATTGGGAGAGTCTGCTGGCTGGGAAGGGCTTTGCCTTCATGGCTCTCTCTGGCTTATTATAACTACAAAGACCTCCCCAAAGACCTGGGCTGTATACACCTGGAGTAttttgaggaaggaagaaaggtgtgTTTCTG gTTCAAGGGTCCAGGAATTGGCCTGCTGGGGACTTCTAAAGAGGCTGAACTCTCCCTTTCCGTGGCTTCTTTCCTGAAAGGCACCACGGTCTCTGTCATAATCAATGGCGCCATGGCCACTGTTGCCAGAACCTTAAAATACAAGGCTGAGAGCCTGCCCCCTGTGGGCCCTGACATGAATCGAATCAAAGTAACCAAAGATGGCTTTTCAGATGTGGCGGATTTTCTGAATGTCCCTCTGGAAGGAGCTAACCAGAACTGCAGCATCCCCGTGGAAAGGTCTGACACGACCTTCCTGTTCCTCGTAGGTCAAGATGACGGTAACTGGAAGAGCGAGTTCTATGCCAATGAGATCTCCAAACGCCTGCAGGCGCACGGGAAGGAGAAGCCCCAGATCATCTGCTACCCAGAGTCAGGCCACCATATTGAGCCTCCTTACTTCCCGCTGTGTAAGGCTTCCGTGCACAGCCTGGTGGGTGGTCCTGTCATCTGGGGAGGGGAGCCCAGGGCTCATGCCATGGCCCAAGTGGACGCCTGGCAGCAGCTCCAGACTTTTTTCCATAAACAGTTGAGTGGGGACAAGAGGCCAAGCCCAGCAAAACTGATTTTCTTTGAGTAG
- the LOC110306759 gene encoding acyl-coenzyme A thioesterase 6 has product MAATLSLEPAGRSCWDEPLSIAVRGLVPEQPVTLRSALRDEKGALFRAHARYRADAGGELDLARAPALGGSFSGLEPMGLLWAMEPDRPFYRLIKRDVQTPFVVELEVLDGHEPDGGRLLARVVHERHFMAPGVRRVPVREGRVRATLFLPPGKGQFPGIIDLYGSIGGLCEHRASLLAGHGFAVLALAYFRFEDLPENLSDMHLEYFEEALALMLRHPQVKGPNIGLIGISKGGDLCLSMAAFLKDNITATVLINACVANTLVPLYYKDLFVPELGCDQTKSKSGFMDLRDMWNNPLEEPNHRSLIPLEKAQGPFLFLVGMDDHNWKSDVYARIACEHLQAHGKDRPQIIYYPETGHCIEPPYFPPPIATVLSVVGEAIFYGGEPRAQSRAQLDAWQRIQTFFQKYLNGEKPAGHSKL; this is encoded by the exons ATGGCGGCGACGCTGAGCCTGGAGCCCGCAGGCCGCAGCTGCTGGGATGAGCCGCTGAGCATCGCCGTGCGCGGCTTGGTCCCCGAGCAGCCCGTCACGCTGCGCTCTGCCTTGCGCGACGAGAAGGGCGCGCTCTTCCGAGCCCACGCGCGCTACCGCGCCGACGCTGGCGGCGAGCTGGACCTGGCGCGCGCGCCCGCGCTGGGCGGCAGCTTCTCGGGGCTCGAGCCCATGGGGCTGCTCTGGGCCATGGAGCCCGATCGGCCTTTCTATCGCCTGATCAAGCGCGACGTGCAGACGCCCTTCGTGGTGGAGCTGGAGGTGCTGGACGGACACGAGCCCGACGGCGGGCGGCTGCTGGCGCGGGTGGTGCACGAGCGTCACTTCATGGCTCCGGGGGTGCGGCGCGTGCCCGTGCGCGAGGGCCGGGTGCGCGCCACGCTCTTCCTGCCCCCAG GCAAGGGCCAGTTCCCTGGGATCATCGATTTGTATGGAAGTATCGGTGGCTTATGTGAACATAGAGCCAGCCTTCTGGCTGGGCATGGTTTTGCCGTGCTTGCCCTGGCTTATTTCCGGTTTGAAGACCTCCCTGAGAACTTGAGTGACATGCACCTGGAGTACTTTGAAGAAGCCTTAGCCTTGATGCTACGCCATCCTCAG GTGAAAGGCCCAAATATTGGACTTATTGGTATCTCCAAAGGTGGTGATCTGTGCCTCTCAATGGCTGCTTTCCTGAAGGACAACATCACAGCCACTGTCCTTATAAATGCCTGTGTGGCCAACACATTAGTACCTCTGTATTACAAGGATCTGTTTGTTCCTGAGCTTGGGTGTGACCAAACAAAAAGTAAGTCAGGCTTTATGGATTTGAGGGATATGTGGAACAATCCACTGGAGGAACCCAACCACCGGAGTCTTATTCCATTGGAAAAGGCCCAGGGACCCTTCCTGTTTCTTGTGGGCATGGATGATCACAACTGGAAGAGTGACGTCTATGCTCGTATAGCCTGTGAACACCTGCAAGCCCATGGAAAAGACAGACCCCAGATAATCTACTATCCAGAAACTGGTCACTGTATTGAGCCACCTTATTTTCCTCCTCCCATAGCCACTGTACTTTCGGTGGTGGGTGAAGCAATCTTCTATGGAGGTGAACCGCGTGCTCAATCAAGGGCACAGCTGGATGCCTGGCAACGCATTCAAACTTTCTTCCAAAAATATCTCAATGGTGAAAAGCCTGCTGGGCACAGCAAACTGTAA